In Pseudomonadota bacterium, a genomic segment contains:
- a CDS encoding phenylacetic acid degradation protein PaaY: protein MPVYRFNGLTPVVHPRAFVHPTAVLIGDVLVDEDVYVGPCASLRGDFGRVILGPGCNVQDTCVMHAFPEQDVVIKRNGHIGHGAVLHGCTVGEDALVGMNAVVMDEAVIGAGAFVAACAFVPAKFHLPDGHLAVGTPARVVRELSSKERAWKTAGTVEYQGLAKLSLTDLQEVAPLAEAEPDRPRMDISRYQFKPS, encoded by the coding sequence ATGCCCGTTTATCGATTTAACGGCTTAACGCCGGTGGTTCACCCCAGGGCGTTTGTTCATCCCACCGCGGTGCTGATCGGCGACGTGCTCGTGGATGAAGACGTTTACGTTGGCCCTTGTGCCAGCCTTCGCGGCGACTTTGGCCGCGTCATTCTCGGTCCGGGTTGCAACGTGCAGGACACCTGCGTGATGCACGCTTTTCCCGAGCAGGATGTGGTCATCAAGCGCAACGGTCACATCGGGCACGGAGCGGTCCTGCACGGGTGTACCGTGGGCGAGGATGCGCTGGTTGGCATGAACGCCGTTGTGATGGACGAAGCGGTAATCGGCGCCGGTGCGTTTGTAGCGGCGTGCGCGTTTGTTCCCGCCAAATTCCACCTGCCCGACGGACATCTGGCGGTCGGCACGCCAGCTCGCGTCGTGCGCGAGTTGAGTTCGAAGGAACGCGCCTGGAAAACCGCGGGCACCGTCGAGTATCAAGGCCTGGCAAAACTGTCTTTGACCGATCTGCAGGAGGTTGCGCCGTTGGCGGAAGCTGAACCGGACCGACCCCGCATGGATATTTCCCGCTACCAGTTCAAACCCTCTTAA
- the paaA gene encoding 1,2-phenylacetyl-CoA epoxidase subunit PaaA yields MKTHNSSIEHLTAEFDARIAEDAKIEPKDWMPAAYRKTLIRQISQHAHSEVIGMQPEGNWITRAPSLRRKAVLMAKVQDEAGHGLYLYSAAETLGMSRDQMIADLQSGKAKYSSIFNYPTLSWADIGAIGWLVDGAAIMNQVMLCRCSYGPYSRGMVRICKEESFHQRQGFEIMLTLAQGNEEQKAMAQDALNRWWWPSLMMFGPPDSESANTEQSMAWKIKRQTNDELRQRFVDQTTPQADYLGLTIPDPELRWDADAGHYQFGELDWDEFWRVVKGNGICNRDRIRQHVKAHEDGAWVREAAQAHAERKAAATEAA; encoded by the coding sequence ATGAAGACCCACAACTCGTCCATCGAACACCTGACGGCGGAATTTGACGCGCGCATCGCGGAAGACGCCAAAATTGAACCCAAAGACTGGATGCCAGCGGCCTACCGGAAAACCCTGATCCGGCAGATCAGCCAGCACGCTCACTCAGAGGTGATCGGCATGCAGCCTGAAGGCAACTGGATCACCCGTGCACCCAGCCTGCGCCGCAAGGCGGTACTGATGGCCAAGGTGCAGGACGAGGCGGGGCACGGTCTTTATCTTTACAGCGCCGCTGAAACCCTCGGCATGAGTCGCGACCAGATGATCGCTGACCTGCAGAGCGGCAAAGCCAAGTACTCCAGTATCTTTAATTACCCGACGCTGTCCTGGGCGGATATCGGTGCCATCGGCTGGCTGGTCGACGGCGCGGCGATCATGAACCAGGTCATGCTGTGCCGCTGCTCCTACGGGCCTTACTCCCGCGGCATGGTGCGTATCTGTAAAGAAGAGAGCTTCCACCAACGCCAGGGTTTCGAAATCATGCTGACCCTCGCTCAAGGAAACGAAGAGCAGAAGGCGATGGCGCAGGATGCGCTCAACCGGTGGTGGTGGCCGTCGCTGATGATGTTTGGTCCGCCGGATTCCGAGTCGGCCAATACGGAACAGTCCATGGCGTGGAAAATCAAGCGCCAGACCAACGATGAGCTGCGCCAGCGTTTCGTGGACCAGACCACGCCGCAGGCCGACTACCTTGGCTTGACCATTCCCGATCCGGAGCTCCGGTGGGATGCGGACGCCGGACACTATCAATTCGGTGAACTGGACTGGGACGAATTTTGGCGGGTGGTGAAAGGCAACGGGATCTGCAATCGAGACCGGATCCGCCAGCACGTCAAAGCTCATGAAGACGGTGCCTGGGTGCGCGAAGCAGCGCAGGCCCACGCCGAGCGTAAAG